One part of the Prunus persica cultivar Lovell chromosome G5, Prunus_persica_NCBIv2, whole genome shotgun sequence genome encodes these proteins:
- the LOC18777233 gene encoding protein LURP-one-related 2 — MAKIHPLIILNSSHEAPCSSTASSSLCSNKYMTSKRETFTIWMKSLVMQGNGCTAFDESGEIVYRIDNYDNKHSDEVYLMDLRGKLLFTVCEKKMCGFLSWEGYKSNTIVGANRPMFRVRKSCRAILGNNECFYKVSMGSETSCSYKLEALGGKSSAFRITDSNGGFVAEAKRKQSSSGVVLGDDVLSLVVEAHVDHSLIMALVTVYGLIRHQL; from the coding sequence ATGGCTAAGATTCATCCTCTCATAATACTCAACAGCAGCCATGAAGCTCCTTGTAGCTCTACTGCTAGTTCTTCATTGTGTTCTAACAAGTACATGActtcaaagagagaaacattCACCATATGGATGAAATCGCTTGTGATGCAAGGAAACGGATGCACTGCGTTTGATGAAAGTGGAGAAATCGTTTATCGAATTGATAACTACGACAACAAGCACAGCGACGAAGTTTATCTCATGGATCTCCGGGGCAAGCTTCTCTTCACTGTTTGTGAGAAGAAAATGTGTGGTTTTCTAAGCTGGGAGGGCTACAAAAGCAACACTATTGTTGGTGCCAATAGGCCAATGTTTCGAGTGAGGAAAAGTTGTAGAGCAATTCTTGGAAATAACGAGTGTTTTTATAAAGTAAGCATGGGATCTGAGACCAGTTGCAGCTACAAGTTAGAAGCCTTGGGGGGGAAATCATCAGCATTTAGAATTACAGACAGCAATGGAGGATTTGTAGCAGAGGCAAAGAGAAAGCAGTCAAGTTCAGGAGTTGTATTGGGAGATGATGTGCTGAGTTTGGTGGTGGAGGCTCATGTAGATCACTCCCTTATCATGGCCCTTGTCACTGTTTATGGATTAATTAGACATCAATTATGA